DNA from Daphnia pulicaria isolate SC F1-1A chromosome 3, SC_F0-13Bv2, whole genome shotgun sequence:
ATAGCcttaaagaagagaaaacttgTCAGCATATTTCACAACCAGAAAACCAGAACATTCAATTTTGTAACATTTCAGACATCCAAGGAAGAATACTTATCATCTTATTCACCATTCAAAGGGTATATCATCACGTAATAATTATCCAGCAATTTGGGAAATGATCTTACCTTGTGGGCAGTATCGACGAGGATCACTTCGTAGAATTTGAAAGTGGAATCCTGTCCAACccaatatgagttgagcacaCGGAGTCCACCACAACGACGACCAACACGCTCCTGTAAGAAAACTATTCGTCAAAACCAGCTCCTCTTTACAGATAAGTAAACTGCTTACTTCAGCAATGGCCTGGAGGTTGCGAGTGGGCTTCAAGTGGTTGACACCATGGCCCTTGGGTTTACCATAGGTGCAACCCTTGGGAACTGGGCGCTTGCGACCACCACGACGAACTCGGACACGGTAGATGACGAACCCTACAAATGCAGAATGATTTCATAACTGATTCTagcaaagaaaattaatatttgtgAAGTCAAATGTCAGGTTTTGATTCGGTTATTCCGTTTTTTCAGCACTTTTCCTAAGCGTGGTGCATGGTTGTTTCATCATTCAGTTTAGATGGCATTCTTTCAAGCTGCTCGTAAGCTTGAAGAAACCAATTTAAGACAGGTAGATGCTTACCTTGGGTAGCACGGTATCCCATGCGACGAGCCTTGTCTGGCCTGGTGGGTCTGGGAGCTCTGTGAACACGGTGGAGCTGACGGTATTGCCAACACCTCATACGGAGCAAAAATCGCATAACATCGCTCTGCTTCTTACGGTACAACTCTTGCATATACTTGTATGCACCCATCTTGGTCTAGCTAAACAAcctgaaaatgtaaaataaaaacattaaattaCTTTTAGATGAAACACTTTGTGTTGAAAACCACTGAAACTAATCGACACTAAGGCAATTTCAACCTTTAATTGATAAAACAAGTAAGACAAGTCGTTTTGACATCAGAATCGTGGCcggttggctcattgatcttCAAGTTTTTACTACAAACGACTAACATAAAGTATTTCCAACAAAACCACTTTGGAATTACGAAATGAACAGACAAAATTTTAAGATAATGTAAATGGAAAtagaatcaaaagaagaacacgGATGACTTCTGATATAAAATGTTGCTTACCGTGGCGCAGCTCCACAATTGTCCTTAAGCTTAGAAAAGAAGAGTTccaatggaagaaaagaactCTTGCTAGTCACAACGTTGCCACTTTTCCTTCGGGGAAATGATGTCGTGTGTCAGATTTATTTAATTCAgactgaattttttattttggaattttttatttttgtctttactttatacaaatcaaatcattaaAAGACTTGATTCATTCCAGTTAATAAAATTtgcccttatttttttatgcacaATAATATTTTCATCTTCGATTACctgcttttatttattacggTTCGTGTAAGTAAACCTGTAAAACATGAAACATGATCGAAACGAcgcaatttttataaaaccgtataaattttgaaaaactgaaaaatttaaaatgaattagaTAAACcattgtattatttatttattgaacaCATACAGGTATTTTTGAATGAAGAGCTTCATCTGTTGAAAATCATTGACTTATCCCTCAGGCCGTTTTTATATTGTTGAGCCCAAACAAAACACTGGTAAAATTAGACTCACACAGAATATGGACAGTCATACTGACTGAAACCATGGAAATAgaaattatacaaaaaaatgccCCAGCAGTCATAACTGTAAATTTAATTAAGTTGTAGTGGTGCTCCACCGATGGTTGTGTTGATGAGGGAGACATAAGCAGATGCCATATTGATGACAGGCAATCTGCTCCAAAATGGGAACTACACTCTTTGCATAGATGGAATCTGTACTAATAgtatctgtcaatatttttagcTCAGGTGTGCAGCCATAGTCCACAgctatcaaaataaaaaaaaatttcagggcTGGTAGAATGTTGTTGAAAGCGGAAAGAGACCATCATAGGCAGTAACaattatgaaagaaaaaaatccataAGTTAATTTACAGATTGCATTGCCTTCCGAGAGCTGGAGCTTCCTTGAGTTGGAGCTTGGAGGAAAGTAGGTCAAAATATAACTGAGACGCTGATTTGTGAGGATATTCGagtcgatttcaattttcaacaatAAAGTCGGCTTGAAATGCACGTTACGTTTGATCTCGTCAAAAAATTTAGGATCAGTGTAATTATCCGGAAAGCTCCTTTTCTATACAGTacctttttacattttctttcaaaattgtaACGTGTTCACCCATATTTCCGTGTAATAATCACATTTGTTTATAAAAAGGatatattttaaatgtattattttgttattgttgacatttaaCGAATACAGCATTGCCAACTAGGAAAATTACAACCATCGCGattcaagaaaattgaaaaataagcgaaatattttttatttcttatctaGCCTTGGAGTTATTAGAGtttgttttacaaataaattattcGTGGTTCAGCATTATAAAACTAGCGTACaactgaattttaatttgaaaccgTATTGAAATGACGGACGGTTGTAGTGGTTGTAGATAAGCTAATGTAATACTACACAGTTACTTCTTCGCTTTTTAACGTCTCTTATCTATGCGGACCGGACGTCTAATCAACTTTACAACAAACTCTTGGTCTCTCTAGTTCTTATAAGCAGTTGCTTGCAGCGCTTTAAGTCAATTGCAAGAACTTTAAATTGTGTGATTCCCTTATCCATACAATTCGGTTAATTGACTGAAGAGTGAAGACTGTACAAAATGTATAAAATCAAGAATCTTTATGTGGATTAAGGAGTTTTATTTTGAAGGAGACTGGTGTTTATAGATCACTGTGACAGTACATTTAAGGTCTATGCTAAAACGGCAAAATCAGAAGGTATTACTGCACTAGGAATCGTGCAGTCCTTCGTTACGTCAAGGACAACGACACGACACGAACATTTAATGGTGTGGTCCAAGGCGGAGCTATATGGTTTCAACCCACTAGTCCTATAAAGGAATGAAAATCTCCTATTCCACTTGAGATTGTTGCAACATCTTCAGCAGTCTAGCCACAAAGTAAAAACCACGAATTATACATTTCTCAGCGTTCCTACACAGAACTCTAGAAAAATGTCTCAAGAACCTGGGAACTCGAATCAAAATTTAGGTAAATGACAAAATTTCTGTTGTATTACACATTACATTTAgttgatttcaattaatttagaGCGCATAGGGAAACTAAGCATTGATAAATCACTAAGTCGTCCATACAAAACCGGAGAAAATCTCGCTACATTTAAAACTCAAATTTTCCAGGggatttttgaaaacaaaacgatGGTCTGTGTACGACGGTATGAAACAGCCAGTTCGAATCATTCGTTAACAAAAGAACCAGGCTCAGAAGAAGTAAGACTTTCATTGTATTGATGGCACACTTTATCCAAagatttatgtttttattcgaCCATTTCACAAGGGTCAAACGATTATTAATCCAATCGAAAGAGACATCAACGTCCTTCGTGAACCAAAACATCTTCACGAAAATTTTATTCGTTATTTTTGCAGCGAAGAAGATGGTGAATTTACGTAACGGCctcattttctcatttaaaatttcataaaaAGGTTATATAAtgcaaaaacaattttcccaCCAGCTATGTC
Protein-coding regions in this window:
- the LOC124328338 gene encoding 60S ribosomal protein L15-like, with translation MGAYKYMQELYRKKQSDVMRFLLRMRCWQYRQLHRVHRAPRPTRPDKARRMGYRATQGFVIYRVRVRRGGRKRPVPKGCTYGKPKGHGVNHLKPTRNLQAIAEERVGRRCGGLRVLNSYWVGQDSTFKFYEVILVDTAHKAIRRNPKTQWIVNPVHKHRELRGLTSASKKSRGLGKGHGFCQTNGGSRRATWKRRNTLSLLRKR